From Williamwhitmania taraxaci, the proteins below share one genomic window:
- a CDS encoding RidA family protein has product MKRIINTDGAPKAIGPYSQAVDANGTLYISGQIPIDPKTGKVVDGGIKEQTEQVFRNIGAILAAAGYSFDDVVKSTVLLSDMDNFTPMNEVYGTIYKKEMPARAAYGVVRLPLGVLVEIETIAVK; this is encoded by the coding sequence ATGAAACGAATTATTAATACAGATGGTGCTCCCAAGGCCATTGGCCCTTATAGCCAAGCGGTGGATGCTAATGGAACTCTATACATTTCGGGTCAAATTCCGATTGATCCAAAAACTGGAAAAGTAGTTGATGGTGGAATAAAGGAACAAACGGAGCAAGTATTTAGGAACATTGGGGCTATTCTAGCTGCGGCAGGTTACAGTTTCGACGATGTGGTGAAGTCAACGGTATTGCTTAGCGATATGGATAATTTTACCCCAATGAATGAAGTATATGGCACTATTTATAAAAAGGAAATGCCAGCAAGGGCTGCATATGGAGTAGTACGTCTTCCTCTTGGTGTTCTTGTCGAAATTGAGACAATTGCAGTGAAGTAG
- the rpsF gene encoding 30S ribosomal protein S6, with amino-acid sequence MLNQYETVFIATPVLSEAQFKELVNKFRGVITENGGELVHEEDWGLRKLAYPIQKKSTGFYHLIEFKAPGELINTLETQYRRDERIIRFLTFRMDKYAVEYSIKKRANKQEKKLEE; translated from the coding sequence ATGTTAAACCAGTATGAAACCGTTTTCATTGCCACTCCAGTGCTTTCCGAAGCGCAATTTAAGGAGTTGGTGAACAAATTCCGCGGTGTTATCACCGAGAACGGTGGGGAATTAGTGCATGAGGAGGACTGGGGTCTCCGAAAGTTAGCTTACCCTATCCAAAAGAAATCAACCGGGTTTTACCACCTGATTGAGTTCAAAGCTCCTGGTGAGCTCATTAATACACTAGAAACTCAGTATCGTCGCGACGAGCGTATTATCCGTTTTCTTACGTTTAGAATGGATAAGTATGCAGTGGAGTACAGTATTAAGAAACGTGCGAACAAACAGGAAAAAAAGTTGGAGGAATAA
- a CDS encoding DUF4293 domain-containing protein, producing MIQRIQTLYLAGATILLLFWFFSPLATFFVGGQEFSFGIMGFSTHSNSAESISIRTWPLLLLTALTTFISVGTIFLYKRRMIQIRLCIFNFVALIGLVGLLAYFVLQVKNAFENAAQNSPTAIAVASKFSYVDVFPLVAALLTFMALRRIASDEAMVRSMDRLR from the coding sequence ATGATACAGAGAATCCAAACGCTTTACCTTGCTGGGGCAACAATTCTTCTTCTATTTTGGTTCTTTTCTCCCTTGGCTACGTTTTTTGTTGGAGGACAAGAATTTTCCTTTGGAATAATGGGCTTTTCCACCCATAGCAATAGCGCCGAAAGCATTTCTATTAGGACTTGGCCCTTGTTGTTATTAACTGCACTTACTACATTTATCTCTGTTGGAACAATCTTTTTGTATAAGCGAAGGATGATTCAGATTCGACTCTGTATATTTAATTTTGTTGCCCTTATTGGCTTAGTTGGGTTGTTGGCCTACTTCGTACTTCAGGTTAAGAACGCTTTTGAGAACGCTGCCCAAAATTCCCCTACTGCAATTGCCGTGGCTAGCAAGTTCAGCTATGTGGATGTTTTTCCCTTAGTTGCTGCGTTGCTTACTTTCATGGCTTTACGCCGTATTGCATCCGATGAGGCTATGGTTCGATCAATGGATCGATTACGTTAG
- the pyrI gene encoding aspartate carbamoyltransferase regulatory subunit translates to MKIQKQLSVSAIENGTAIDHIPADSLFNVINILGLDHYTNQITFGTNLESKLLGRKAIIKIADKYFEDADINKISLVAPTAKLNIIKDYEVVEKKEVQLPETIEGIIRCVNPKCITNNDKVKPKYSVESKTKVSLRCLYCEKITDQEHFEFL, encoded by the coding sequence ATGAAAATACAAAAACAACTCAGCGTTAGCGCTATTGAAAACGGAACAGCAATCGATCATATACCTGCCGATAGCCTTTTTAACGTAATAAACATACTTGGACTCGATCACTACACAAACCAAATTACCTTTGGAACTAACCTTGAAAGCAAACTCCTTGGACGCAAGGCAATTATTAAGATTGCGGACAAATATTTTGAAGATGCCGATATCAATAAGATATCGCTAGTTGCACCCACCGCAAAACTCAACATCATAAAGGATTATGAAGTAGTGGAGAAAAAAGAGGTACAACTTCCCGAGACCATCGAAGGAATCATTAGATGTGTAAACCCAAAATGCATTACCAATAACGATAAAGTGAAGCCAAAATACTCCGTAGAGTCGAAAACAAAAGTTTCTTTACGGTGCCTTTACTGCGAAAAAATAACCGACCAAGAACACTTCGAATTCTTGTAA
- the rpsR gene encoding 30S ribosomal protein S18: MSTNSSEIRYLTPPTVEVKKKKYCRFKKNKIKYVDYKDPEFLKKFLNEQGRILPRRLTGTSLKYQRKVAQSVKRARHLAILPFVTDLLK; encoded by the coding sequence ATGAGTACGAACAGTTCAGAAATCAGATATCTTACCCCCCCCACGGTAGAAGTTAAGAAGAAGAAGTATTGCCGTTTTAAGAAAAACAAGATTAAGTACGTTGACTACAAAGATCCTGAATTTCTTAAGAAATTTCTAAACGAGCAAGGAAGAATTCTTCCTCGTCGCCTTACAGGAACCTCTCTGAAATACCAACGTAAGGTTGCTCAGTCGGTGAAAAGGGCTCGTCACTTGGCGATACTGCCATTCGTAACCGATTTGTTGAAATAA
- a CDS encoding nucleoside phosphorylase — MRVIEPSELIINKDGSVFHLHMHPEDLAKDVILVGDPGRVELVASYFEKIECTRSNREFVSTTGYYKGKRITVLSTGIGTDNIDIVVNELDALANISLTERTVKKEHTSLNLIRIGTSGALQGDIPVGSFVLSQMSIGFDGLLNFYANRDKVSDLEMEKAFTDFTSWNPQCPSPYFVAASPILCEKMKAFTISGITISAPGFYGPQGRVLRLPLADGELNEKIESFSYKGRKITNFEMESSAIAGLSLLLGHQAVTICAIIANRVTKTAFDDYKPSITKLVENVLESIVSK, encoded by the coding sequence ATGAGAGTAATAGAACCATCAGAATTGATTATCAACAAAGATGGAAGTGTATTCCACCTTCACATGCATCCAGAAGATCTTGCTAAAGATGTAATTCTTGTAGGCGATCCAGGACGTGTTGAGCTTGTGGCTAGCTACTTCGAAAAAATTGAGTGTACCAGAAGCAATAGAGAATTCGTCTCAACTACCGGTTATTATAAAGGAAAACGAATCACTGTTCTTTCTACTGGAATTGGAACCGACAACATCGACATCGTAGTAAATGAACTCGATGCCCTGGCCAACATCTCGCTAACCGAGAGAACCGTAAAGAAAGAACACACCAGCTTAAACCTTATCCGCATTGGCACTTCCGGCGCTCTTCAAGGCGATATTCCGGTAGGCTCTTTTGTACTGTCCCAAATGTCCATTGGATTTGATGGCTTGCTAAACTTCTATGCCAACCGCGACAAGGTTTCCGATTTAGAAATGGAGAAAGCATTCACCGATTTCACTTCATGGAACCCGCAGTGCCCTAGCCCATATTTTGTGGCCGCATCGCCAATTCTTTGCGAAAAGATGAAAGCATTCACCATTTCAGGAATTACAATCTCTGCACCTGGTTTTTACGGGCCTCAAGGAAGAGTTCTTCGCCTTCCTCTTGCTGATGGAGAACTCAACGAAAAAATTGAGAGTTTCTCATACAAGGGCCGCAAAATAACCAACTTTGAGATGGAAAGTTCAGCAATTGCAGGCTTATCTCTGCTTTTAGGCCATCAGGCGGTTACAATATGTGCAATTATTGCCAATAGAGTAACAAAAACAGCATTTGACGACTACAAGCCTTCAATAACAAAACTTGTTGAAAACGTTTTGGAAAGTATTGTTTCAAAATAG
- a CDS encoding IMPACT family protein: protein MAEDLYKTISKPAESNFRDHASKFIGYLYPIRNEEEVKQILLVLKKQHYDATHHCYAYRLGSKGEAFRANDDGEPSGTAGKPILNQLLSAQITNVLAVVVRYFGGTKLGVPGLINAYKEATKEAIGAATIIEETVNERMEVKFEYAAMNEVMRVVKDLNLTIVNQEMNLTCMMVLEIRQSLYATLEEKLSNKERISIKKLK from the coding sequence ATGGCCGAGGATTTATATAAAACCATTTCAAAACCTGCGGAGAGCAACTTCCGCGATCATGCCAGTAAGTTTATTGGTTACCTCTACCCTATTCGAAACGAAGAGGAGGTAAAGCAGATACTTCTGGTATTAAAAAAGCAACACTACGATGCCACACACCACTGCTATGCCTATCGACTAGGTTCGAAAGGCGAAGCTTTCAGGGCCAACGACGATGGAGAACCTTCAGGTACAGCAGGCAAACCAATTCTTAACCAACTACTCTCGGCGCAAATCACCAATGTTTTGGCAGTTGTAGTGCGCTATTTTGGAGGGACAAAACTGGGTGTTCCAGGACTAATAAACGCATATAAGGAAGCCACCAAAGAGGCAATTGGAGCAGCAACGATCATCGAAGAAACCGTAAATGAACGCATGGAGGTTAAGTTCGAATATGCTGCAATGAATGAGGTTATGCGAGTGGTTAAAGATCTAAATTTAACCATTGTGAATCAGGAGATGAACTTGACCTGTATGATGGTTCTGGAAATCAGGCAAAGCCTCTACGCTACGCTAGAGGAGAAGTTATCGAATAAAGAGAGAATAAGTATCAAGAAACTCAAGTAG
- a CDS encoding putative LPS assembly protein LptD gives MKRLFCYIIVGFCIIYSLQARVYAQEKLNSNLSTVDSTAKDTLTQKSKPLIEDPVKSTAVDSILYSLDNKKVFLYGDAKVNYQNLELSASRIEFNMETKEAFAYGLPDSTGKIVGKPVFKEGSESFNMDSIRYNFDSKKAKIYGVISKQGEGFLHSEMTKKMPDNTVNVIGGKYTTCDAEHPHFYIALTKAKIIPNKQIITGPAYLVIEDVPMPIGIPFGFFPNRKGRHSGILIPRYGEENNRGFFLQQGGYYFGMSEFFDLALTGSIYSFGGWDLNARSAYKIRYKYSGSFDLSGVKLVVGSKGDSDYMSTGTYSIRWTHTQDAKFKPNSSFNASVNFTTSKYNTYASYNPSAYLNNTISSSIAYQRVFVGTPFSLTVNASHSQNTRDESVTISFPTVTFNMASIYPFRSKNFAGKPNVFQKIGVSYSTNLQNQYTTKEEMLFKGNWEQNMKNGMVHRVPVSTSFSLLKYLTITPSLSMADYWYTETIRKSYNETSKLIEVDTVPGFKRGMEYSYSAGMSTKIYGTFMFASKSKVQAIRHLMTPSVSFSYKPDFSTPGWGYYGQVQDSTGKIQTYSIFQNGILGGPSANRSGAIGFSLDNILEMKIKSDKDSTQKTRKIKIFDNLRFSSSYNLLADSMKLAPINFSGRISLTKEFALNFGGLINPYALTEKGAVIDQWQYRKNRSLGRLTNFTTSFSLAFQSKTGKGSGQNQGQVGVPPVIESFQQQYGENNNQYGQLQSAYTDFDVPWNISLNYNLNYSKPQFQSTINQTVNFSGGLSLTPKWKLSFSSGWDFKTNQLTYTNMGINRDLHCWEMSFNWIPMGPRQSYSFRINVKSGMLRDLKYDKRKTWSDNIDQRF, from the coding sequence TTGAAAAGGCTTTTTTGCTACATAATTGTTGGCTTTTGCATAATTTATAGCCTGCAAGCAAGAGTTTATGCTCAAGAAAAACTCAACAGTAACCTTTCTACTGTTGACAGTACCGCCAAGGATACCCTCACTCAAAAGAGTAAACCCCTTATTGAAGATCCGGTTAAGTCTACGGCTGTAGATTCAATTCTCTACTCTCTTGATAATAAAAAGGTCTTTCTTTACGGAGACGCTAAGGTGAATTATCAGAATCTTGAGTTATCGGCCTCTCGCATTGAGTTTAATATGGAGACCAAAGAGGCATTTGCTTACGGTTTACCCGACAGTACAGGAAAAATCGTTGGAAAACCTGTTTTCAAGGAGGGGAGTGAATCGTTCAACATGGATTCCATTCGGTACAATTTTGATTCCAAAAAGGCAAAAATTTATGGTGTAATTAGTAAGCAAGGGGAGGGCTTTCTGCATAGTGAGATGACAAAAAAAATGCCCGATAATACCGTAAACGTTATTGGTGGCAAGTATACTACCTGCGATGCGGAGCATCCTCACTTCTACATTGCTCTTACTAAGGCTAAAATAATTCCAAATAAGCAAATTATTACTGGTCCTGCCTACTTAGTTATTGAAGACGTGCCTATGCCCATTGGAATTCCGTTTGGTTTTTTCCCCAATAGAAAGGGCCGACACTCTGGAATTTTAATCCCACGCTATGGTGAAGAGAATAACCGTGGTTTTTTTCTGCAACAGGGTGGATACTATTTTGGCATGAGCGAATTTTTTGACCTGGCCCTTACTGGTAGTATTTACTCTTTTGGCGGATGGGATTTGAATGCGAGGTCGGCATATAAGATTCGCTATAAATACTCGGGTTCATTCGACCTCTCTGGTGTTAAACTTGTTGTTGGAAGCAAAGGCGATTCCGATTACATGAGCACCGGAACATATAGCATACGTTGGACACATACTCAGGATGCTAAGTTTAAGCCAAACTCAAGCTTTAATGCCAGCGTAAACTTTACCACTTCAAAGTATAATACCTACGCCAGCTATAATCCATCTGCTTATTTAAATAACACAATTAGTTCCAGTATAGCATATCAACGAGTTTTTGTGGGAACTCCTTTCAGTTTGACGGTTAACGCTAGTCATAGCCAGAATACAAGAGACGAGTCTGTAACTATTTCTTTTCCTACAGTTACCTTTAATATGGCATCTATTTATCCGTTTCGTTCAAAGAATTTTGCTGGAAAACCAAATGTTTTCCAGAAGATTGGGGTGTCCTATAGCACAAACCTTCAAAACCAGTATACAACCAAGGAGGAGATGCTTTTTAAAGGTAATTGGGAGCAAAATATGAAAAATGGAATGGTTCATAGAGTGCCAGTTTCTACTTCGTTTTCTTTGCTAAAGTATCTTACAATTACGCCTAGTCTTTCAATGGCCGATTATTGGTATACCGAGACTATACGGAAGTCCTATAATGAAACTAGCAAATTGATCGAAGTTGATACCGTTCCTGGTTTCAAGAGGGGTATGGAATACAGCTATTCTGCCGGGATGTCAACTAAGATCTATGGAACGTTTATGTTTGCCTCAAAATCGAAAGTACAGGCTATTCGTCATTTAATGACGCCATCCGTTTCATTCTCCTATAAGCCAGACTTTTCTACTCCAGGGTGGGGATACTATGGGCAGGTCCAAGATTCAACGGGGAAAATTCAAACGTATTCTATCTTTCAGAATGGAATATTAGGCGGTCCTTCGGCGAATAGATCTGGAGCTATCGGCTTTTCGCTTGATAATATTCTTGAGATGAAGATTAAAAGCGATAAGGATTCAACCCAGAAGACGCGAAAGATAAAGATATTTGATAATTTAAGGTTTTCATCGTCCTATAACCTTTTGGCTGATTCCATGAAATTGGCTCCCATTAACTTCTCGGGACGTATATCTCTTACAAAGGAGTTTGCCCTGAACTTTGGAGGGCTGATTAATCCCTATGCCTTGACAGAAAAAGGTGCCGTGATTGATCAATGGCAATATCGAAAGAACAGGTCTCTCGGCCGATTGACCAATTTCACCACATCATTTAGCCTCGCCTTTCAGAGTAAAACGGGGAAAGGTAGCGGCCAAAATCAGGGTCAGGTAGGAGTACCTCCCGTAATTGAGTCATTTCAGCAACAGTATGGCGAAAACAATAATCAATATGGCCAGCTACAATCGGCCTATACTGATTTTGATGTTCCGTGGAATATTAGCCTTAATTATAACTTGAATTACTCCAAACCACAATTTCAGTCTACTATAAATCAGACTGTAAACTTTTCAGGAGGACTTAGCCTAACCCCGAAGTGGAAGTTGAGTTTCTCTTCGGGATGGGATTTTAAAACCAACCAGCTTACCTATACCAATATGGGTATCAATCGAGATCTTCACTGTTGGGAAATGTCATTCAATTGGATTCCTATGGGGCCTCGGCAGAGCTATAGCTTCCGAATCAATGTAAAATCGGGTATGCTTAGGGATTTAAAGTACGATAAGCGAAAGACCTGGAGCGATAACATCGATCAACGCTTTTAG
- a CDS encoding anthranilate synthase component II yields MKIVIIDCFDSFTYNLHHYLEEIVDEVITLPYSHIDSNSIAEFDRIVFSPGPGHIYEYPKITELLDRFKTSKPILGVCLGHQIIGAYFGASLVNLETVVHGVSRPTIQTMPNDSLFHGLSNSFESARYHSWAIPYPLISDDLFATAVDNGLVMAIKHKVYNIRGVQFHPESILTPQGKTIISNWVKLC; encoded by the coding sequence ATGAAGATTGTAATTATTGACTGCTTTGACTCATTTACCTATAACCTGCACCACTACCTCGAAGAAATTGTTGACGAGGTAATTACCCTACCCTATTCCCATATTGATAGCAACAGCATTGCTGAGTTTGATCGGATTGTTTTTTCCCCGGGACCAGGCCATATTTACGAATACCCTAAAATCACGGAACTATTAGATCGATTTAAGACCTCCAAACCCATTCTTGGTGTATGTTTAGGCCATCAGATTATTGGAGCATATTTTGGGGCTTCATTAGTCAACTTAGAAACGGTTGTGCATGGTGTTAGCCGACCAACGATTCAAACCATGCCAAATGACTCCCTGTTTCATGGTTTGTCTAACAGTTTCGAAAGTGCTCGATACCATTCGTGGGCAATTCCTTACCCATTGATCTCTGACGATCTATTTGCCACAGCTGTTGACAACGGCCTTGTAATGGCAATAAAGCACAAAGTGTATAACATCAGAGGCGTTCAATTCCATCCAGAATCGATACTAACCCCACAAGGCAAAACAATAATCAGCAATTGGGTAAAACTTTGCTAG
- a CDS encoding isoaspartyl peptidase/L-asparaginase family protein has translation MKKVYLLAFALLIASALNAQEKWGIAIHGGAGNITPKNLSGPDSLKYKSALDSALSIGSSILKNGGNCEDAVTKVICYLEDNPLFNAGKGSVFTSEGKNELDACIMKGETLESGAVAGVGDIKNPILAARAVMEKSSSVLLTGIGASRFARTAGLEMVDSSYFFTKKSWESLQKAKTAEIKEKHGTVGCVALDIHGNLAAATSTGGMTNKRPGRIGDSPIVGAGTYADNRSCAISCTGHGEFFIRYTVARSVAALVEYRAMDLDEAVRQILWETLDPVGGKGGIIAIDRNGNMVMDFNTPGMFRGYQSFNGKKIIELFKP, from the coding sequence ATGAAAAAGGTATACCTTTTGGCATTCGCATTACTAATAGCATCAGCACTTAATGCACAAGAAAAATGGGGAATTGCAATTCACGGTGGGGCTGGGAATATTACTCCTAAAAACCTATCGGGTCCCGATTCTTTAAAGTATAAATCGGCACTCGATTCGGCATTAAGCATAGGTTCTTCCATATTGAAAAACGGAGGTAATTGCGAAGATGCCGTAACAAAAGTAATTTGCTATTTGGAGGATAACCCGCTTTTTAACGCAGGCAAGGGTTCTGTATTTACCTCGGAAGGCAAAAATGAGCTCGATGCTTGCATAATGAAAGGGGAAACGCTTGAATCAGGAGCAGTTGCCGGAGTTGGAGATATAAAAAACCCAATTTTGGCTGCACGAGCAGTAATGGAAAAATCTAGTTCAGTTTTACTTACTGGCATTGGCGCATCCCGTTTTGCGCGTACGGCTGGTCTTGAAATGGTTGATTCCAGCTACTTCTTTACAAAAAAAAGTTGGGAAAGTCTTCAAAAAGCAAAAACAGCTGAAATCAAAGAAAAGCATGGAACAGTAGGCTGTGTTGCCCTAGATATTCATGGCAACCTTGCTGCGGCTACATCAACAGGAGGAATGACCAATAAGCGCCCCGGCCGAATAGGTGACTCACCCATTGTTGGTGCTGGCACTTATGCCGATAACCGAAGTTGCGCCATTTCCTGCACTGGTCATGGAGAATTCTTTATCAGATACACCGTTGCGCGAAGTGTTGCAGCGCTGGTCGAATACCGTGCAATGGACTTAGATGAGGCTGTAAGGCAAATTCTCTGGGAAACGCTAGATCCTGTTGGCGGTAAGGGCGGAATAATTGCCATCGACCGGAATGGGAACATGGTGATGGATTTCAATACACCGGGAATGTTTCGGGGGTATCAATCCTTCAATGGAAAAAAAATCATTGAACTATTTAAGCCATAA
- a CDS encoding transglutaminase-like domain-containing protein: MTLLDDPEQEIFGPVAKKILAQGEEVIPFLEQTWDSSLNPLVQDRIEKLIADIQQKTTEEGLNNWSNALNPRLFDGAYWTSRLAYPELDANHTQQLLEKIKKDVWLELNQNLTALEKVKVLNYVLFEVHGFTNHSTNVFTLPSSFVHQVLETRKGNPYSLAVIYAGIAQMLELPIYGVNLPRNFLLAYKDPVYSLISDAPSKSKVLFYINPYNKGAVLSYKEIDYYLEQQNMEKKEEYYLPCTNKQTITRLIEHIIASYQKIGNSEKLNGMLRLINILNSNSID, encoded by the coding sequence ATGACACTTCTTGACGATCCTGAGCAAGAAATTTTTGGCCCAGTTGCCAAAAAGATTCTTGCTCAGGGCGAGGAAGTTATTCCATTCCTTGAGCAAACTTGGGATAGTTCCCTTAATCCGCTTGTACAAGACCGTATTGAGAAATTAATTGCCGATATACAGCAGAAAACGACAGAAGAGGGCCTAAATAATTGGTCAAACGCATTAAATCCTAGACTATTCGATGGGGCTTACTGGACTAGCCGACTAGCCTACCCTGAACTGGATGCAAACCACACCCAACAACTATTAGAAAAAATTAAAAAAGATGTTTGGCTAGAGTTAAACCAAAATCTTACAGCACTTGAAAAAGTTAAGGTGCTAAACTACGTATTATTCGAGGTACATGGTTTTACCAACCACTCCACCAATGTATTCACTCTACCCAGTTCGTTTGTTCACCAAGTGCTCGAAACCCGAAAAGGAAATCCCTACTCATTAGCCGTAATCTATGCAGGAATTGCACAAATGCTCGAACTCCCTATTTATGGAGTAAATCTACCTCGAAATTTTCTTCTAGCGTATAAAGATCCTGTTTACTCACTTATTTCCGATGCACCGAGCAAAAGCAAAGTACTTTTCTACATCAACCCATACAATAAAGGAGCAGTGCTTAGCTATAAAGAGATAGATTACTACCTTGAGCAGCAGAATATGGAAAAAAAGGAGGAATACTATCTCCCCTGCACGAACAAACAAACCATTACACGGCTTATCGAGCATATTATTGCCTCATACCAGAAAATTGGAAATAGTGAAAAGCTGAATGGGATGTTGCGCCTGATCAATATTCTCAATTCTAATTCAATTGATTAG
- the pyrB gene encoding aspartate carbamoyltransferase, which yields MKSKSLVSITDFSKEEYIKILNLTEEFEKNPKQKLLDGYVVATLFYEPSTRTRLSFESAVNKLGGRVIGFSEAGTSSVSKGETIKDTIMTVANYSDLIIMRNPIEGSARYASEVSSVPIINAGDGANQHPTQTLLDLYSIRKTQGTLDNLNIVMVGDLKYGRTVHSLLMALSHFNPTFTFIAPAELRIPLEYKMFLENKGIKYAEETDLPENIKKADIVYMTRVQKERFSDPMEYEKVKNSYILRNKMLEGTKENMKVLHPLPRVNEINEDVDTNPKAYYFTQALNGVYTRMAIMCYILGIKK from the coding sequence ATGAAAAGTAAGAGCCTTGTTTCGATCACAGACTTCAGTAAAGAAGAATACATCAAAATTCTCAATCTTACCGAAGAATTTGAAAAAAACCCTAAGCAGAAGTTACTCGATGGCTACGTTGTTGCCACCCTTTTCTATGAACCATCTACCCGAACTCGCTTGAGCTTCGAGAGCGCAGTAAACAAGTTAGGTGGTCGTGTGATTGGATTTTCTGAGGCAGGAACCTCTAGCGTTTCCAAGGGTGAAACTATCAAGGATACGATTATGACCGTAGCCAACTATTCCGATCTCATCATCATGCGCAATCCAATCGAAGGAAGCGCTCGCTACGCAAGCGAAGTTTCAAGCGTTCCCATCATAAACGCTGGCGATGGAGCCAACCAGCATCCTACCCAAACCCTACTCGATCTGTATTCCATTCGAAAGACACAGGGTACCTTAGATAATCTAAATATAGTAATGGTGGGCGATCTAAAATACGGAAGAACGGTTCACTCCCTACTAATGGCACTTTCGCACTTCAACCCAACATTTACCTTTATTGCTCCAGCTGAACTTCGGATTCCCTTGGAATACAAAATGTTTCTAGAGAATAAAGGGATAAAATATGCTGAGGAAACTGATCTCCCGGAGAATATAAAGAAGGCCGATATTGTCTACATGACGCGTGTGCAAAAAGAAAGATTCTCCGATCCTATGGAATATGAAAAGGTAAAAAATTCATACATCCTTCGCAATAAAATGCTCGAGGGCACTAAGGAAAACATGAAAGTGCTGCATCCGCTCCCACGTGTAAACGAGATTAATGAGGACGTGGATACCAATCCAAAGGCCTATTACTTTACCCAAGCCCTAAACGGAGTTTATACCAGAATGGCCATTATGTGCTATATACTTGGAATTAAGAAATAG
- the rplI gene encoding 50S ribosomal protein L9, which produces MEVILKQDVLNLGQKDDIIKVKDGYANNFLIPQGYASFASVSAKKVHAENLRQRAHKEEKIKNDALVVAKTIEGISLKISTKTSTTGKIYGSINTLQIAEALEEKGITIDRKQIMLPVDQIKEIGTYTATIKLHREVKIEIQIEVITE; this is translated from the coding sequence ATGGAAGTAATATTAAAGCAAGATGTGCTCAACCTAGGGCAGAAGGACGATATTATTAAGGTTAAGGATGGTTATGCTAATAACTTTCTTATTCCTCAAGGATACGCTTCTTTCGCTTCTGTTTCTGCAAAGAAAGTGCACGCTGAGAACCTTCGCCAAAGAGCTCACAAGGAAGAGAAAATTAAGAATGATGCACTCGTAGTTGCTAAAACAATCGAAGGCATTAGTTTAAAAATCTCAACCAAGACTAGCACCACTGGCAAAATTTATGGTTCGATCAACACTCTTCAAATTGCTGAAGCTCTTGAAGAAAAAGGAATTACAATTGATCGTAAGCAAATTATGCTTCCAGTTGACCAAATCAAGGAAATTGGAACATATACTGCAACCATCAAACTTCACAGAGAAGTTAAAATCGAAATCCAAATTGAAGTTATCACAGAATAA
- a CDS encoding (2Fe-2S)-binding protein, giving the protein MKICSCYEVSKSELVKAIRKQMLESIVDVQVVTKASTGCGRCKPVVLEILKREVDKRSDKNTQLRLPF; this is encoded by the coding sequence ATGAAGATTTGTTCATGCTATGAAGTATCTAAATCCGAGTTGGTAAAAGCCATACGGAAGCAAATGCTGGAATCGATAGTTGATGTGCAAGTGGTTACAAAGGCATCAACTGGGTGTGGTCGGTGCAAACCAGTTGTTCTCGAAATTCTGAAAAGGGAGGTTGATAAGCGTTCGGATAAGAATACACAGCTACGCTTGCCATTCTAA